The Alosa sapidissima isolate fAloSap1 chromosome 8, fAloSap1.pri, whole genome shotgun sequence genome contains a region encoding:
- the LOC121715706 gene encoding glial cell line-derived neurotrophic factor has protein sequence MKLWDKVFTCYLLLDHVLTNPLLRSLQSLPAGPLRYDSQRRLDTSSASESRSMTDNRQQKSPFKDDMITQSPQQLEDVLDFIKSTISRLRRSAEQGTDLALMEKRPRRRAQAGGRRGQSGGTWASGQGGGGGRRRGKGGSGQAHGCKLRQIQLNVSDLGLGYQTREEMIFRYCSGPCTNSETNYDKILNNLTQNRKLLRDSPPHACCRPIAFDDDLSFLDDNLIYHTMKKHSARKCGCV, from the exons ATGAAGTTATGGGATAAAGTTTTCACTTGTTACTTGCTGCTGGACCACGTCCTCACAAACCCACTGCTGAGAAGTTTACAGTCCCTCCCAGCGGGACCGCTCCGTTATGACTCACAGAGGAGGCTGGATACATCCTCAGCATCTGAGTCAAGAAGTATGACGGACAACAGACAACAAAAATCACCATTCAAAG ACGATATGATAACCCAGAGCCCCCAGCAGCTAGAGGATGTTCTGGACTTCATCAAGAGCACTATCAGTAGACTGAGGAGATCAGCCGAGCAGGGCACAGACTTGGCACTGATGGAGAAGCGGCCGAGGAGGAGGGCACAggcaggagggaggagagggcagaGTGGGGGCACGTGGGCATCGGGTCagggcggcggcggcggcaggcGTCGAGGGAAGGGAGGCAGCGGCCAGGCTCATGGCTGCAAGCTGAGGCAGATCCAGCTGAACGTGTCCGACCTGGGGCTGGGCTACCAGACCAGAGAGGAGATGATCTTCAGGTACTGCAGCGGGCCCTGCACCAACTCCGAGACCAACTACGACAAGATCCTCAACAACCTCACGCAAAACAGGAAGCTGCTGCGGGACAGCCCGCCACACGCCTGCTGCCGTCCAATTGCATTTGATGATGACCTGTCATTTCTGGATGATAACTTGATATACCACACCATGAAGAAGCACTCGGCCAGAAAGTGTGGCTGTGTCTGA
- the nipbla gene encoding nipped-B-like protein A isoform X2, with product MQSPPQYSSPQDGLPDLLLNSPDHKQKRGKVTQGERRQADKAATYDFMASEDELPFNAGKAGQGLMPGEPVQEKDKPLKKRRPDPHPQDPGAVEDQLGTQMAPQEAGAADHGTTRQHSHSDAQRLQEQSQQGPGVSSSSRLRQSGSQRNIPEGERDRKEDQGTQQRDIVKGSAPVVVLQKLSHEEVQKLIKEKHKSPRSSHKHHHHSERSSRDMQAGMDSSAADRVKLGKRRRGATNDRPRYAEVSSGDDSEPERDSVRKRQRKDNDRAWEYEEPESRRGISSRSRYGDRSPDSSDRDSPPPPSLSDVARSLQKKEKQKKRKAYEPKLTPEEMMESSTFKRFIASLDSILENLEDVDFSIQDDDEIPQELLLGKQQLSELASESAKIKAMGITCKIPSERLVKVLSMLEKNIQDGGNLSTLMNPENDTEDEERLWRDLIMERVTKSADACLTALNIMTSPHMPKAVYIEDVIERTLQYTKFHLQNTLYPQYDPVYRVDPQGGGLLTSRAKRARCSTSKQRVIIMLYNKVCDVVSSISELVDIQLLTDTTILQVSSMGITPFFVENISELQLCAIKLVTVVFSRYEKHRQLILEEIFTSLARLPTSKRSLRNFRLNSSDADGESVHIQMVTALVLQLIHCVVHLPSDQDSIEESKMDEDVLINTSYETARRTAQNFLSVFLKKCGSKQGEEDYRPLFENFVQDLLSTVNKPEWPAAELLLSLLGRLLVHQFSNKQTEMALRVASLDYLGTVAARLRKDAITSNMDQRTIDRILKETSGNDEIQQLQKALLDHLEENAETAPALIFARKFYIAQWFRDSTTEAEKAMKKGQEKEKDEDATEGRRHAKELKSTGEIMQRAEARKKFLRNIIKTTPAQFNTLRMNSDTVDYDDAGLIVRYLASMRPFAQSFDIYLTQILRVLGESAIAVRTKAMKCLSEVVAVDPSILARKDMQNGVHGRLMDSSTSVREAAVELLGRFVLSRPQLTEQYYDMLIKRILDTGISVRKRVIKILRDICLEQPTFSKITEMCVKMIRRVNDEEGIKKLVNETFQKLWFTPTPGNDKEAMNRKILNITDVVAACQDSGYDWFEQLLQNLLKSEEDSSYKPTRKACVQLVDSLVDHILRYEESLSEHKNVNSTRLVACITTLYLFSKVKADFMVKHAMTMQPYLTTKCNSTNDFMVICNVAKILELVVPLMEHPSESFLTTIEEDLMKLIIKYGMLVVQHCVSCLGAVVNKVTHNYKFVWACFNRYYGVLTKLKVHHQQDSNHSITDAKRPILMRSLFTVGALCRHFDFDLERFKGSSQIVIKEKVLELLLYFINNEDEEVQVKAIIGLGNLLIMHPSQMFIPEVKRLYNGLLSDVKSPVNLKIQVLKNLQMYLQEEDMRMLEADREWNKLSKQEDLKEMGDITSGMSSSIMQLYLKQVLEAFFHTQSNVRHFALSVIALTLNQGLIHPVQCVPYLIAMGTDTEPTMRNKADQQIVEIDKKYSGFIHMKAAAGMKMSYQVQEAIMAQRKGIIRGFRQEESISALCAQLYSMVRSNRQHRRAFLISLLNLFDDTSKVEVNMLLFVADNLAYFPYQSQEEPLFIMHHIDIRLSVSGSNLLQTFKESLRKPGQPEKKEKERQANSTAWDVDVSEEELDNPDVDVDNDGTKEKPPEEEQQEEPPPPPPVDKKADAESESDSDLEDVDVVMERLPEDTMPLMEFARASQGILLLLVLKQHLKALYGFSDGKILKYSPTESAKVYDKAVNRKANIHFNPRQTLEFLSNNVANAELTFELKKRIVQQFLDFKLLMDHLDPDEDEEGEGETGANARNKAINALLGGSGPSAGPAHSPRNHAADTEEDDSDTEDRTPGARKAKRGGDSGEAVGNMSESVEPSDLVAFLRPQYKDRPQIARVIQRTADGYSIRWLSGSYNSPWTEAKRREGRKQVPWLDTIKESDIIYKKLPLTASNKLTHKVAQTLRALYASKATSS from the exons ACAAACCGCTTAAAAAGCGGAGACCGGACCCTCACCCTCAGGACCCTGGAGCGGTGGAGGACCAACTCGGCACCCAGATGGCCCCTCAGGAGGCTGGCGCGGCTGATCACGGCACCACTCGACAGCACTCCCACTCGGATGCCCAGAGGTTGCAGGAACAGTCCCAGCAGGGCCCGGGAGTCTCCAGCTCGAGTAGACTCCGGCAGTCGGGGTCACAGAGGAACATTCcggaaggggagagagacaggaaagagGACCAAGGAACGCAGCAGAGGGACATTGTCAAGGGCTCTGCACCCGTGGTGGTGCTCCAGAAGCTGTCCCACGAGGAGGTGCAGAAGCTGATTAAGGAGAAGCACAAGAGCCCCAGAAGCTCACACAAGCACCATCACCACTCAGAGCGCTCCAGCAGAG ACATGCAGGCAGGGATGGACTCCAGCGCTGCTGACAGGGTGAAGCTTGGCAAGCGCAGACGAGGCGCAACCAATGACAGACCCAGATATGCAGAGGTCAGCTCTGGAGATGACAGCGAACCCGAGCGAGACT CTGTGAGGAAGCGCCAGAGGAAGGACAATGACAGAGCCTGGGAGTACGAGGAACCCGAGTCCAGGAGAGGCATAAGCTCACGCAGTCGCTATGGAGACCGCAGCCCTGACTCCTCCGACCGGGACTCACCGCCTCCTCCCAGCCTGAGTGATG TTGCAAGGAGTCTCCAGAAGAAAGAGAagcagaagaaaagaaaggcatATGAGCCCAAGCTCACACCAGAAG AAATGATGGAGTCATCCACCTTTAAGAGGTTCATTGCCAGTCTGGACAGCATTCTAGAAAACCTTGAGGACGTTGACTTCTCTATACAGG ATGATGATGAAATTCCACAGGAGTTGCTTCTGGGCAAACAGCAGCTGAGTGAGCTAGCCAGTGAGTCAGCCAAGATCAAAGCCATGGGCATCACCTGCAAG ATTCCATCTGAGAGACTGGTGAAGGTGTTGAGCATGTTGGAGAAGAACATTCAGGATGGGGGCAATCTCTCTACCTTGATGAACCCT GAGAACGACACGGAGGATGAGGAGCGCCTGTGGCGGGACCTTATCATGGAGCGCGTCACCAAATCAGCGGACGCGTGCCTGACGGCGCTCAACATCATGACGTCGCCGCACATGCCCAAGGCCGTCTACATCGAGGACGTGATTGAGAGGACCCTGCAGTACACCAAGTTCCACCTGCAGAACACGCTCTACCCCCAGTACGACCCTGTGTACCGGGTGGACCCTCAGGGAG GAGGTCTGTTGACTTCCAGAGCCAAGCGGGCGAGGTGCTCGACGAGCAAGCAGAGAGTCATCATCATGCTCTACAACAAAGTGTGCGACGTTGTGAGCAGCATCTCTGAGTTGGTTGATATCCAACTGTTGACAGACACCACAATCCTGCAG GTGTCCTCCATGGGCATCACGCCCTTCTTTGTGGAAAATATCAGTGAGCTGCAGCTGTGTGCCATCAAGCTGGTGACCGTG GTGTTCTCCCGCTACGAGAAGCACAGACAGCTGATCCTGGAGGAGATCTTCACCTCTCTGGCCAGACTGCCCACCAGCAAGCGCAGCCTCAGGAACTTCAG GCTGAACAGCAGCGACGCGGACGGTGAGTCCGTGCACATCCAGATGGTGACGGCCCTGGTGCTGCAGCTCATCCACTGCGTGGTCCATCTGCCCTCTGACCAGGACTCCATTGAGGAGAGTAAG ATGGATGAGGATGTTCTCATCAACACCTCCTATGAGACAGCCAGGAGGACAGCCCAGaactttctctctgtgttcctCAAGAA GTGTGGGAGCAAGCAGGGGGAGGAGGACTACCGGCCACTGTTTGAGAACTTTGTGCAGGATCTGCTGTCCACCGTCAACAAGCCCGAGTGGCCAGCAGCCGAGCTGCTACTCAGTCTGCTGGGGAGACTACTG GTCCACCAGTTCAGTAATAAGCAGACAGAGATGGCTCTCAGGGTGGCCTCGCTGGACTACCTGGGCACCGTGGCGGCCAGGCTCCGCAAAGACGCAATCACCAGCAACATGGACCAACGCACCATAGACCGCATCCTCAAAGAG ACCTCAGGTAATGATGAGATCCAGCAGCTCCAGAAGGCTCTGCTCGATCATCTGGAAGAGAATGCAGAGACTGCACCTGCACTGATT TTTGCGCGTAAGTTCTACATAGCGCAATGGTTCAGGGACTCCACCACGGAGGCGGAGAAGGCGATGAAGAAGGgccaggagaaggagaaggacgaGGACGCCACGGAGGGTCGGCGTCACGCCAAGGAGCTCAAGAGCACTGGGGAGATCATGCAGCGGGCCGAGGCCCGCAAGAAGTTCCTGCGCAACATAATCAAGACCACTCCTGCCCAGTTTAATACACTCAG AATGAACTCAGACACTGTGGACTATGATGATGCGGGCTTGATTGTGCGCTACCTAGCCTCTATGAGGCCATTCGCACAAAGCTTTGACATCTACCTGACCCAG ATCCTGAGGGTCCTGGGCGAGAGTGCCATAGCCGTCAGGACTAAAGCCATGAAATGTCTGTCCGAGGTGGTGGCCGTGGACCCCAGCATACTGGCACGG AAGGACATGCAGAACGGGGTTCACGGGCGTCTGATGGACTCGTCCACCAGCGTGCGGGAGGCTGCAGTGGAGCTGCTGGGCCGCTTCGTGCTGAGCCGCCCCCAGCTCACAGAGCAGTACTACGACATGCTCATCAAGAGGATACTG GACACGGGCATCAGTGTGAGGAAGAGGGTGATTAAGATCCTCAGAGACATCTGCCTGGAGCAGCCCACCTTCAGCAAGATCACCGAGATGTGTGTGAAGATGATCCGCAGGGTCAATGACGAAGAGGGCATCAAG AAACTGGTCAATGAGACATTCCAGAAGTTGTGGTTCACCCCAACTCCAGGCAACGACAAAGAGGCCATGAACAGGAAGATTCTGAACATCACAGATGTG GTTGCTGCTTGCCAAGACAGTGGTTACGACTGGTTTGAACAGCTTCTGCAGAAT CTGCTGAAGTCTGAGGAGGATTCCTCCTACAAGCCCACCAGGAAGGCCTGTGTGCAGCTGGTTGACAGTCTAGTGGATCACATCCTGCGCTATGAGGAGTCCCTCTCAG AGCATAAGAATGTGAACTCCACTCGGCTTGTCGCCTGCATCACCACCCTCTATCTGTTCAGTAAAGTCAAGGCCGACTTCATGGTCAAACATGCCATGACTATGCAGCCCTACCTGACCACCAAGTGTAAC TCCACGAATGACTTCATGGTGATCTGCAACGTGGCGAAGATCTTGGAGCTGGTGGTGCCTCTGATGGAGCATCCAAGTGAGAGCTTCCTGACCACAATTGAGGAGGACCTGATGAAGCTCATCATCAAATATGGCATGCTG GTGGTCCAACACTGTGTGAGCTGCCTTGGTGCAGTGGTCAACAAAGTGACACACAACTACAAGTTTGTTTGGGCTTGTTTTAATCGATACTACG GTGTCCTGACCAAGCTAAAGGTCCATCACCAGCAGGACTCCAACCACTCCATAACGGACGCCAAGCGTCCGATCCTGATGCGCTCCCTCTTCACTGTGGGCGCTCTGTGTCGCCACTTCGACTTTGACCTGGAGCGCTTCAAGGGCAGCAGCCAA ATTGTTATCAAAGAGAAGGTTCTGGAACTCCTTCTGTACTTCATAAACAATGAGGATGAGGAAGTGCAAGTGAAAGCCATCATTGGTTTAG GCAACCTGCTCATCATGCACCCCAGCCAGATGTTCATTCCCGAGGTGAAGCGCCTCTACAACGGGCTATTGTCTGACGTGAAGAGCCCGGTGAACCTGAAGATCCAGGTGCTGAAGAACCTGCAGATGTATCTGCAGGAGGAAGACATGCGCATGCTGGAGGCTGACAGGGAGT GGAACAAGCTGTCCAAGCAGGAGGACCTGAAGGAGATGGGCGACATCACGTCGGGCATGAGCAGCTCCATCATGCAGCTCTATCTGAAGCAGGTGCTGGAGGCCTTCTTCCACACACAGTCCAACGTGCGTCACTTCGCCCTCAGCGTCATCGCCCTCACTCTCAACCAAGGCCTTATCCACCCTGTGCAG tgtgttccGTACCTTATTGCAATGGGAACAGACACAGAGCCAACTATGAGGAACAAGGCAGACCAGCagatagtggagattgacaaGAAATACAGCGGATTCATTCAC ATGAAGGCTGCGGCCGGGATGAAGATGTCCTACCAGGTGCAGGAGGCCATCATGGCCCAGCGTAAGGGCATCATCCGGGGCTTCCGTCAGGAGGAGTCCATCAGCGCGCTGTGTGCGCAGCTCTACTCCATGGTGCGCAGCAACAGGCAGCACCGCCGCGCCTTCCTCATCTCGCTCCTCAACCTGTTCGATGACACCTCG AAGGTGGAGGTGAACATGCTGCTGTTTGTGGCCGACAACCTGGCCTACTTCCCCTACCAGAGCCAGGAGGAGCCGCTCTTCATCATGCACCACATCGACATCAGGCTGTCCGTGTCTGGCAGCAATCTGCTGCAGACCTTCAAAGAG TCGTTGCGGAAGCCCGGTCAGccggagaagaaagaaaaggagcGACAGGCCAATAGCACCGCGTGGGACGTGGACGTGAGCGAGGAGGAGCTGGACAACCCTGACGTCGATGTGGACAACGACGGCACAAAGGAGAAGCctccagaggaggagcagcaggaggagccgccgccgccgccgcccgtCGACAAGAAAGCCGACGCCGAGTCGGAGTCCGACTCCGACTTGGAGGACGTGGACGTGGTGATGGAGCGGCTGCCGGAGGACACCATGCCCCTGATGGAGTTCGCCCGCGCCTCGCAGGgcatcctgctgctgctggtcctCAAGCAGCACCTCAAAGCTCTCTACGGCTTTTCAGACGG CAAAATCCTCAAGTACTCCCCCACAGAGTCAGCGAAGGTATACGACAAGGCTGTCAATCGGAAGGCAAATATTCACTTCAACCCTCGCCAGACCCTCGAGTTCCTGTCCAACAATGTAGCCAACGCTGAGCTCACTTTCGAGCTCAAGAAGAGGATCGTCCAGCAGTTCCTCGAC TTTAAGTTGCTGATGGACCACCTGGAcccagatgaagatgaagagggagaaggagagacaggtgCTAACGCCCGGAACAAAGCCATCAACGCCCTGCTGGGGGGGTCTGGCCCCAGTGCTGGCCCGGCTCACAGCCCCCGGAATCACGCAGCGGACACGGAGGAGGATGACAGCGACACCGAAGACAGGACCCCTGGG GCCAGGAAGGCAAAACGTGGGGGGGATAGCGGTGAAGCAGTGGGGAACATGTCTGAAAGCGTGGAGCCATCCGACTTGGTGGCCTTCCTGCGTCCGCAGTACAAGGACCGGCCTCAGATTGCCCGCGTGATACAGAGGACCGCTGACGGCTACAGCATCCGCTGGCTGTCTGGCTCCTACAACAGCCCCTGGACGGAGGCCAAGAGGCGAGAGGGACGCAAACAAGTGCCTTGGCTGGATACCATCAAGGAGTCGGATATCATCTACAAGAAACTCCCCCTGACCGCCAGCAACAAGTTGACCCACAAAGTAGCGCAGACGCTGCGGGCGCTCTATGCGTCCAAGGCCACCTCCAGCTAG